In the genome of Streptomyces globosus, one region contains:
- a CDS encoding beta-N-acetylhexosaminidase, giving the protein MDLIPAPRTHSFRPGAPPCLLGPRPWLDAGPGTAGTARWLRRELGAATGWDLPAPDAADAGGAGIRLRLDPGLGARLGPEGYALTAGDAGADLAGASPAGLFWAAQTLRQLLGQDAYRRAAPLGRGRTWSLPRGTVEDGPRFAWRGMMLDVARHFTPKDGVLRHLDLLAAHKLNVLHLHLTDDQGWRIEIARHPRLTEVGAWRPRSRRGHRASPLWDETPHGGFYTQDDIREIVAYAAERHVAVVPEIDLPGHSQAAIAAYPELGNTDVVDTAALGVWDDWGVSENVLAPTEAVLRFYEGVFEEVLELFPAEVSPFVHVGGDECPKGQWRASPAARQRIRELGVDGEDGLQAWFVRHFDRWLAERGRRLIGWDEILEGGLAPGAAVSSWRGYAGGIAAARAGHDVVMCPEQYVYLDHRQAPGPDEPVPIGYVRTLEDVYRFEPVPAELSGEAAARVLGAQANVWTEVMEDQGRVDYQVFPRLAAFAEAVWSPLPGPAERDYAGFEARMAAHRLRLDAMGVRHRPPGGPLPWQRRPGVLGRPLDGEPPNV; this is encoded by the coding sequence ATGGACCTGATCCCCGCACCCCGCACACACTCCTTCCGCCCCGGCGCGCCGCCCTGCCTCCTCGGGCCGCGGCCGTGGCTCGACGCCGGCCCCGGCACCGCCGGCACGGCGCGCTGGCTGCGCCGGGAGCTCGGCGCCGCCACCGGCTGGGACCTGCCCGCGCCGGACGCCGCCGACGCGGGCGGCGCCGGCATCCGGCTGCGCCTCGACCCCGGCCTCGGCGCCCGCCTCGGCCCCGAGGGGTACGCCCTCACCGCCGGCGACGCGGGCGCCGACCTCGCCGGGGCATCCCCCGCCGGGCTGTTCTGGGCCGCGCAGACGCTGCGGCAGCTGCTCGGCCAGGACGCCTACCGCCGCGCCGCGCCCCTCGGCCGCGGCCGCACGTGGAGCCTGCCGCGCGGCACCGTCGAGGACGGCCCCCGCTTCGCGTGGCGCGGGATGATGCTGGACGTGGCCCGGCACTTCACGCCGAAGGACGGCGTGCTGCGCCACCTGGACCTGCTCGCCGCGCACAAGCTCAACGTGCTGCACCTGCACCTGACGGACGACCAGGGCTGGCGCATCGAGATCGCCCGCCACCCGCGGCTGACGGAGGTCGGCGCCTGGCGGCCGCGCAGCCGCCGCGGGCACCGGGCCTCGCCGCTGTGGGACGAGACCCCGCACGGCGGCTTCTACACGCAGGACGACATCCGCGAGATCGTCGCGTACGCGGCCGAGCGGCACGTCGCGGTCGTCCCGGAGATCGACCTGCCGGGCCACTCCCAGGCGGCCATCGCCGCGTATCCGGAGCTGGGCAACACCGACGTCGTCGACACCGCCGCGCTGGGCGTGTGGGACGACTGGGGCGTCAGCGAGAACGTGCTCGCGCCCACCGAGGCCGTCCTGCGGTTCTACGAGGGCGTGTTCGAGGAGGTCCTGGAACTCTTCCCGGCCGAGGTGTCCCCGTTCGTCCACGTGGGCGGCGACGAGTGCCCGAAGGGCCAGTGGCGGGCCTCCCCGGCCGCCCGGCAGCGGATCCGCGAACTCGGCGTGGACGGCGAGGACGGCCTCCAGGCCTGGTTCGTCCGGCACTTCGACCGCTGGCTCGCCGAGCGCGGCCGGCGGCTCATCGGCTGGGACGAGATCCTGGAGGGCGGACTCGCCCCGGGCGCCGCGGTGTCGTCGTGGCGGGGCTATGCGGGCGGGATCGCCGCCGCCCGCGCCGGCCACGACGTGGTGATGTGCCCCGAGCAGTACGTGTACCTGGACCACCGTCAGGCGCCGGGCCCCGACGAGCCGGTGCCGATCGGGTACGTGCGGACCCTGGAGGACGTGTACCGGTTCGAGCCGGTTCCTGCCGAGCTGTCGGGGGAGGCGGCGGCGCGCGTCCTCGGGGCGCAGGCCAACGTGTGGACCGAGGTGATGGAGGACCAGGGGCGGGTCGACTACCAGGTGTTCCCGCGGCTCGCCGCGTTCGCCGAGGCCGTGTGGTCGCCGCTGCCCGGCCCGGCCGAGCGGGACTACGCCGGCTTCGAGGCCCGGATGGCCGCGCACCGGCTGCGGTTGGACGCGATGGGCGTCCGACACCGGCCGCCCGGCGGCCCGTTGCCGTGGCAGCGGCGGCCCGGCGTGCTGGGGCGGCCGCTCGACGGGGAACCCCCGAACGTGTGA
- a CDS encoding DUF3039 domain-containing protein, with protein sequence MSTLEPERGTGTGTLVEPTPQVSHGDGDHERFAHYVQKDKIMASALDGTPVVALCGKVWVPGRDPKKYPVCPMCKEIYDSMGPGGDKGKGDKDK encoded by the coding sequence ATGAGCACTCTTGAGCCCGAGCGCGGGACTGGTACGGGAACCCTCGTAGAGCCGACGCCGCAGGTGTCCCACGGCGACGGCGACCACGAGCGCTTCGCCCACTACGTCCAGAAGGACAAGATCATGGCGAGCGCCCTCGACGGCACCCCCGTCGTGGCGCTCTGCGGCAAGGTCTGGGTTCCGGGCCGCGACCCGAAGAAGTACCCGGTCTGCCCCATGTGCAAGGAGATCTACGACTCCATGGGCCCCGGCGGCGACAAGGGCAAGGGCGACAAGGACAAGTAG
- a CDS encoding YqgE/AlgH family protein encodes MTEVSSLTGRLLVATPALADPNFDRAVVLLLDHDEQGSLGVVLNRPTPVGVGDVLLPWAELAGDPGVVFQGGPVGLDSALGIAVIPGEEGPLGWRRVHGAIGLVDLEAPPELLASALGSLRIFAGYSGWGPGQLEAELGEGAWYVVDSEPGDVSFPDPERLWRAVLRRQRSELAMVATYADDPSLN; translated from the coding sequence ATGACCGAGGTGTCCTCCCTCACGGGGCGGCTGCTGGTGGCCACCCCCGCGCTCGCGGATCCGAACTTCGACCGCGCGGTCGTCCTGCTGCTCGACCACGACGAGCAGGGCTCGCTCGGCGTCGTCCTCAACCGCCCCACCCCCGTCGGCGTCGGCGACGTGCTGCTGCCGTGGGCGGAGCTGGCCGGCGACCCCGGCGTCGTCTTCCAGGGCGGCCCGGTCGGCCTGGACTCGGCGCTGGGCATCGCCGTCATCCCCGGCGAGGAGGGTCCCCTGGGCTGGCGCCGGGTGCACGGGGCGATCGGCCTCGTCGACCTGGAGGCCCCGCCGGAGCTCCTCGCCTCCGCGCTCGGCTCGCTGCGGATCTTCGCCGGGTACTCGGGCTGGGGGCCCGGCCAGCTGGAGGCCGAGCTCGGCGAGGGCGCCTGGTACGTGGTCGACTCCGAGCCCGGCGACGTCTCCTTCCCCGACCCGGAGCGGCTCTGGCGGGCGGTGCTGCGGCGGCAGCGCAGCGAGCTCGCCATGGTCGCCACGTACGCCGACGACCCGTCGCTCAACTGA
- the murA gene encoding UDP-N-acetylglucosamine 1-carboxyvinyltransferase yields the protein MTGTDDVLLVHGGTPLEGEIRVRGAKNLVPKAMVAALLGSEPSRLRNVPDIRDVRVVRGLLQLHGVTVRPGEEPGELVLDPTHVESANVADIDAHAGSSRIPILFCGPLLHRLGHAFIPGLGGCDIGGRPIDFHFDVLRQFGATIEKREGGQYLEAPQRLRGCKIRLPYPSVGSTEQVLLTAVLAEGVTELSNAAVEPEIEDLICVLQKMGAIISMDTDRTIRITGVDRLGGYNHKALPDRLEAASWASAALATGGNIYVRGAQQRSMMTFLNTYRKVGGAFEIDDEGIRFWHPGGPLNAIALETDVHPGFQTDWQQPLVVALTQAAGLSIVHETVYESRLGFTSALNQMGAHIQLYRECLGGSACRFGQRNFLHSAVVSGPTRLQGADLVIPDLRGGFSYLIAALAAEGTSRVHGIDLINRGYENFMEKLVELGAKVELPGGDLV from the coding sequence ATGACCGGCACAGACGATGTCCTGCTTGTCCACGGCGGTACCCCGCTGGAGGGCGAGATCCGTGTCCGCGGTGCGAAGAACCTCGTGCCCAAGGCCATGGTCGCCGCTCTGCTCGGCAGCGAACCCAGCCGGCTCCGCAACGTTCCCGACATCCGCGACGTGCGGGTGGTGCGCGGGCTGCTCCAGCTGCACGGCGTGACCGTGCGCCCCGGCGAGGAGCCGGGCGAACTGGTGCTCGACCCGACGCACGTCGAGAGCGCGAACGTCGCCGACATCGACGCCCACGCGGGATCCTCCCGCATCCCGATCCTCTTCTGCGGCCCGCTGCTGCACCGCCTCGGCCACGCCTTCATCCCGGGCCTGGGCGGCTGCGACATCGGCGGCCGGCCGATCGACTTCCACTTCGACGTGCTCCGCCAGTTCGGCGCGACGATCGAGAAGCGCGAGGGCGGCCAGTACCTGGAAGCCCCGCAGCGCCTGCGCGGCTGCAAGATCCGCCTGCCGTACCCGTCCGTCGGCTCGACCGAGCAGGTGCTGCTGACGGCCGTGCTGGCCGAGGGCGTCACCGAGCTCAGCAACGCCGCGGTGGAACCCGAGATCGAGGACCTCATCTGCGTCCTGCAGAAGATGGGCGCCATCATCTCGATGGACACCGACCGGACCATCCGGATCACCGGCGTGGACCGCCTCGGCGGCTACAACCACAAGGCGCTCCCGGACCGCCTGGAGGCCGCCTCGTGGGCCTCCGCGGCCCTGGCGACCGGCGGCAACATCTACGTGCGCGGCGCCCAGCAGCGCTCGATGATGACCTTCCTGAACACCTACCGCAAGGTGGGCGGCGCCTTCGAGATCGACGACGAGGGCATCCGCTTCTGGCACCCCGGCGGCCCGCTGAACGCCATCGCCCTGGAGACGGACGTGCACCCCGGCTTCCAGACCGACTGGCAGCAGCCGCTCGTCGTGGCGCTGACGCAGGCCGCGGGCCTGTCCATCGTCCACGAGACGGTGTACGAGTCCCGGCTCGGCTTCACCTCGGCGCTGAACCAGATGGGCGCGCACATCCAGCTGTACCGCGAGTGCCTGGGCGGCTCGGCGTGCCGTTTCGGCCAGCGCAACTTCCTGCACTCGGCGGTCGTCTCCGGCCCGACCCGGCTGCAGGGCGCCGACCTGGTCATCCCCGACCTGCGCGGCGGCTTCTCGTACCTGATCGCGGCACTGGCCGCCGAGGGCACCTCCCGGGTGCACGGCATCGACCTGATCAACCGCGGCTACGAGAACTTCATGGAGAAGCTCGTCGAGCTCGGTGCGAAGGTCGAGCTGCCGGGCGGCGACCTCGTCTGA
- a CDS encoding HU family DNA-binding protein has translation MNRSELVAALSERAEVTRKDADAVLAALAETVGEIVAKGDEKVTIPGFLTFERTHRAARTARNPQTGDPIQIPAGYSVKVSAGSKLKEAAKGK, from the coding sequence ATGAACCGCAGTGAGCTGGTGGCCGCTCTGTCCGAGCGCGCCGAGGTGACCCGCAAGGACGCCGACGCCGTTCTGGCCGCGCTCGCCGAGACCGTCGGCGAGATCGTCGCCAAGGGCGACGAGAAGGTCACCATCCCCGGCTTCCTGACCTTCGAGCGCACCCACCGTGCCGCTCGCACCGCGCGCAACCCGCAGACCGGCGACCCGATCCAGATCCCGGCCGGCTACAGCGTGAAGGTCTCCGCGGGCTCCAAGCTCAAGGAAGCCGCCAAGGGCAAGTAA
- a CDS encoding NAD-dependent malic enzyme has product MATAPSVSYSMTVRLEVPASGTAVSQLTTAVESSGGSVTGLDVTASGHEKLRIDVTIAATSTAHADEIVDKLRGIEGVSLGKVSDRTFLMHLGGKIEMASKHPIRNRDDLSMIYTPGVARVCMAIAENPEDARRLTIKRNSVAVVTDGSAVLGLGNIGPKAALPVMEGKAALFKRFAGIDAWPICLDTQDTDEIVSIVKAIAPGFAGINLEDISAPRCFEIEARLREALDIPVFHDDQHGTAIVVLAALTNALRVVGKAVGDVKVVMSGAGAAGTAILKLLLAAGVKNVVSADIHGVVHAGRPDLVDAAEDSPLCWIAANTNPEGYTGTLKEAVVGADVFIGVSAPNVLSGEDVAAMADGAIVFALANPDPEVDPAVARQTAAVVATGRSDFPNQINNVLVFPGVFRGLLDAQSRTVNTDMMLAAATALADVVGEDELNANYIIPSVFNDKVAGAVAGAVRKAAQGAAAAVTTPTSV; this is encoded by the coding sequence ATGGCAACGGCGCCCAGCGTCTCGTACTCGATGACGGTCCGCCTGGAGGTGCCCGCGAGCGGAACCGCGGTCTCCCAGCTCACCACGGCCGTGGAGTCGTCCGGCGGGTCGGTCACCGGCCTCGACGTGACCGCGTCCGGCCACGAGAAGCTCCGCATCGACGTCACCATCGCCGCGACCTCCACCGCCCACGCCGACGAGATCGTCGACAAGCTGCGCGGCATCGAGGGCGTCAGCCTCGGCAAGGTCTCCGACCGCACCTTCCTGATGCACCTCGGCGGCAAGATCGAGATGGCGTCCAAGCACCCCATCCGCAACCGCGACGACCTGTCGATGATCTACACCCCCGGTGTGGCGCGCGTCTGCATGGCGATCGCCGAGAACCCCGAGGACGCCCGCCGCCTCACCATCAAGCGCAACTCCGTCGCAGTCGTGACGGACGGCTCCGCCGTGCTGGGCCTCGGCAACATCGGCCCGAAGGCCGCCCTGCCGGTCATGGAGGGCAAGGCCGCCCTCTTCAAGAGGTTCGCCGGCATCGACGCCTGGCCGATCTGCCTGGACACCCAGGACACCGACGAGATCGTCTCCATCGTCAAGGCCATCGCCCCCGGCTTCGCCGGCATCAACCTGGAGGACATCTCCGCGCCGCGCTGCTTCGAGATCGAGGCCCGCCTGCGCGAGGCCCTCGACATCCCCGTCTTCCACGACGACCAGCACGGCACCGCGATCGTCGTCCTCGCCGCCCTCACCAACGCACTGCGCGTCGTGGGCAAGGCAGTTGGGGACGTGAAGGTCGTCATGTCGGGGGCCGGCGCGGCCGGCACGGCCATCCTGAAGCTGCTCCTGGCCGCCGGCGTGAAGAACGTCGTCAGCGCCGACATCCACGGCGTCGTGCACGCGGGCCGCCCGGACCTGGTCGACGCCGCCGAGGACTCGCCGCTGTGCTGGATCGCCGCGAACACCAACCCCGAGGGCTACACGGGCACGTTGAAGGAGGCCGTCGTCGGCGCCGACGTGTTCATCGGCGTCTCCGCCCCGAACGTGCTCAGCGGCGAGGACGTCGCCGCGATGGCCGACGGCGCGATCGTGTTCGCGCTCGCGAACCCCGATCCGGAGGTCGACCCGGCCGTCGCCCGCCAGACGGCCGCCGTCGTCGCCACCGGCCGCTCCGACTTCCCGAACCAGATCAACAACGTGCTGGTCTTCCCGGGCGTCTTCCGCGGCCTGCTGGACGCGCAGTCCCGCACCGTGAACACCGACATGATGCTCGCCGCCGCCACCGCCCTCGCCGACGTCGTCGGCGAGGACGAGCTGAACGCGAACTACATCATCCCGTCCGTCTTCAACGACAAGGTCGCGGGCGCGGTCGCCGGCGCCGTCCGCAAGGCCGCCCAGGGCGCGGCCGCCGCTGTGACGACGCCCACGTCCGTCTGA
- a CDS encoding HelD family protein gives MAAQDAAVDNTADSVRDREIAIEQTHLDQVYRRLEEKIDEAEFLMNDAAKRGQVGTPGALAERDAQVFRAGIHLNRLNNEFEDFLFGRIDLLLGKDGERGPDGAYTSVEPADDAIREDLTADIAETLHIGRIGVLDADYSPLVIDWRAPAAAPFYRSTPKEPGRVVRRRVIRSKGRRVLGVEDDLMRPEVAAFLDGRELPAIGDGALMAALGRARTHSMRDIVSSIQAEQDLVIRAPAASVAEVAGGPGTGKTAVALHRAAYLLYQDRRRYSGGILIVSPTPLLVAYTEGVLPSLGEEGQVAIRALGSLVDGAEATAYDEHAVARVKGSSRMLKVLRKAVRGALELGGAPDRLRVVAFSRRVELEAEELERIRQNVLGGTAPVNLLRPRARKLLLDALYAKTGAAGRHSDPELAAELRQAFDEDVSTEDAFIDFLGAWWPELTPRAVLAAMADERRLGRWARRVLAPREVRRLARSLRRVGPAGQGPLSVHDVALLDELHQLLGAPARPRRKREADPLDQLTGLQELMPVREESQWERAERIAAERTEYAHVIVDEAQDLTPMQWRMVGRRGRHGTWTVVGDPAQSSWIDPEEAAAARDEALGTRPRRRFTLTVNYRNPAEVAEIAARVLKLAMPGMEPPSAVRSTGLRPRFTVAGDDLGAAVREEARRLLEQVDGTVGVVVSMERREEAAGWLADLGERAVALGSLEAKGLEYDATVVVSPAEIAGGSSREEVEAGEFPAGLRVLYVALTRATQQLTVVSTERDAPDASGLPSLLRP, from the coding sequence GTGGCCGCGCAGGATGCCGCTGTCGACAACACGGCGGATTCCGTCCGCGATCGGGAGATCGCGATCGAGCAGACACACCTGGACCAGGTGTACCGGCGCCTTGAGGAGAAGATCGACGAGGCCGAGTTCCTCATGAACGACGCGGCCAAGCGGGGCCAGGTCGGCACGCCCGGCGCGCTCGCCGAGCGCGACGCCCAGGTCTTCCGGGCCGGCATCCACCTCAACCGGCTGAACAACGAGTTCGAGGACTTCCTCTTCGGCCGCATCGACCTGCTCCTCGGCAAGGACGGCGAGCGCGGCCCCGACGGGGCCTACACCTCCGTCGAGCCGGCCGACGACGCGATCCGCGAGGACCTCACCGCCGACATCGCCGAGACCCTGCACATCGGCCGCATCGGCGTCCTCGACGCCGACTACTCGCCGCTGGTCATCGACTGGCGGGCGCCGGCCGCCGCCCCGTTCTACCGGTCCACCCCCAAGGAGCCGGGCCGGGTCGTCCGCCGCCGCGTCATCCGCTCCAAGGGGCGCCGCGTCCTCGGCGTCGAGGACGACCTGATGCGCCCCGAGGTCGCCGCCTTCCTCGACGGGCGCGAGCTGCCCGCGATCGGCGACGGCGCCCTGATGGCCGCCCTCGGCCGGGCCCGCACCCACTCCATGCGCGACATCGTCTCCTCCATCCAGGCGGAGCAGGACCTCGTCATCCGCGCGCCTGCCGCGTCCGTCGCCGAGGTCGCGGGCGGCCCCGGCACCGGCAAGACCGCCGTCGCCCTGCACCGCGCCGCCTACCTGCTCTACCAGGACCGGCGCCGCTACTCCGGCGGCATCCTGATCGTCTCGCCGACCCCGCTGCTCGTCGCGTACACCGAAGGGGTCCTGCCGTCCCTCGGCGAGGAGGGCCAGGTCGCCATCCGCGCGCTGGGCTCGCTCGTCGACGGCGCGGAGGCGACCGCCTACGACGAGCACGCCGTGGCCCGCGTCAAGGGCTCCTCCCGGATGCTCAAGGTGCTCCGCAAGGCCGTCCGGGGCGCGCTCGAACTCGGCGGCGCCCCCGACCGGCTGCGCGTCGTCGCCTTCTCCCGCCGCGTCGAGCTGGAGGCGGAGGAGCTCGAGCGGATCCGGCAGAACGTCCTCGGCGGCACCGCCCCGGTCAACCTGCTGCGCCCGCGCGCCCGCAAGCTGCTGCTGGACGCCCTGTACGCGAAGACCGGCGCGGCCGGCCGGCACAGCGACCCGGAGCTGGCCGCCGAGCTGCGGCAGGCCTTCGACGAGGACGTCTCCACCGAGGACGCCTTCATCGACTTCCTGGGCGCCTGGTGGCCCGAGCTCACCCCGCGCGCCGTGCTCGCCGCGATGGCCGACGAGCGGCGCCTGGGCCGCTGGGCGCGCCGCGTCCTCGCCCCGCGCGAGGTCCGCCGCCTGGCCCGGTCGCTGCGCCGGGTCGGGCCGGCCGGGCAGGGCCCGCTGTCCGTGCACGACGTCGCGCTGCTGGACGAGCTGCACCAGCTGCTCGGCGCTCCGGCGCGGCCGAGGCGGAAGCGGGAGGCGGACCCGCTGGACCAGCTCACCGGCCTGCAGGAGCTGATGCCGGTGCGCGAGGAGAGCCAGTGGGAGCGGGCGGAGCGGATCGCCGCCGAGCGCACCGAGTACGCGCACGTCATCGTGGACGAGGCGCAGGACCTGACGCCGATGCAGTGGCGGATGGTGGGCCGCCGGGGGCGGCACGGCACCTGGACGGTGGTCGGCGACCCGGCGCAGTCCTCCTGGATCGACCCGGAGGAGGCGGCCGCGGCCCGCGACGAGGCGCTGGGCACCCGGCCGCGGCGGCGGTTCACCCTGACGGTGAACTACCGCAACCCGGCCGAGGTCGCCGAGATCGCGGCCCGTGTGCTGAAGCTGGCCATGCCCGGGATGGAGCCGCCGTCCGCGGTGCGCTCGACGGGGCTCCGGCCGCGCTTCACCGTCGCCGGGGACGACCTGGGGGCGGCGGTGCGGGAGGAGGCCCGGCGGCTGCTGGAGCAGGTGGACGGCACGGTCGGCGTGGTCGTCTCCATGGAGCGGCGCGAGGAGGCGGCGGGCTGGCTCGCCGACCTCGGCGAGCGGGCTGTGGCGCTGGGCAGCCTGGAGGCCAAGGGCCTGGAGTACGACGCCACGGTGGTGGTCTCCCCGGCGGAGATCGCCGGCGGCAGCAGCCGCGAGGAGGTCGAGGCGGGCGAGTTCCCGGCGGGCCTGCGCGTGCTGTACGTGGCGCTCACCCGGGCGACGCAGCAGCTGACGGTGGTCTCCACCGAGCGGGACGCCCCGGACGCGTCGGGCCTGCCGTCCCTGCTGCGCCCGTAG
- a CDS encoding CGNR zinc finger domain-containing protein, which translates to MWFDSGRVCLDLVATSSAPAGAEELYDGDELRLWLAGAGLVPDRTPLARVGPDWVAAFRALRADVASLVRAALTGGSPDGGALARVNALAAGPPPGLCAVQDREGHLVRELCGGVECGALLAAVARDAVELLTDPGDRALLRCCSSAGCTRIYLDTSRGHRRRWCSSELCGNRERVARHRRRTASARPGR; encoded by the coding sequence ATGTGGTTCGACTCCGGGCGCGTGTGCCTGGACCTGGTGGCCACCTCCTCCGCCCCTGCGGGCGCCGAGGAGCTGTACGACGGCGACGAGCTGCGGCTGTGGCTCGCCGGAGCCGGGCTCGTGCCCGACCGGACGCCGCTCGCCCGGGTCGGCCCCGACTGGGTCGCGGCCTTCCGGGCCCTGCGGGCCGACGTCGCCAGCCTCGTGCGCGCCGCGCTCACCGGAGGCTCCCCCGACGGGGGCGCACTCGCCCGGGTCAACGCGCTGGCCGCCGGCCCACCCCCGGGTCTGTGCGCGGTCCAGGACCGCGAAGGGCACCTCGTACGGGAGCTGTGCGGCGGCGTCGAGTGCGGGGCGCTGCTCGCCGCGGTCGCCCGCGACGCGGTGGAACTGCTGACGGACCCCGGCGACCGGGCCCTGCTGCGGTGCTGCTCCTCGGCCGGCTGCACCCGCATCTACCTGGACACTTCCCGCGGGCACCGGCGCCGCTGGTGCTCCAGCGAGCTGTGCGGCAACCGGGAGCGCGTCGCCCGCCACCGCCGCCGCACGGCCTCCGCCCGGCCCGGGCGGTGA
- a CDS encoding GNAT family N-acetyltransferase, with product MIIDGVGMRYAEPGDAAALADVLARNRAYMAPFEPWRSEVFYTEAGQRARIEGLLAECDAGRLHPFVITDAAADTPIGMINLGSVSLGPFRSGGVGYWLDQAHTGRGAATAALREVCRIAREDLGLHRVEASTLVDNPASQRVLAKAGFSRIGLAPGYLHINGAWRDHVLFQRLLHDDPPP from the coding sequence ATGATCATCGACGGGGTGGGGATGCGGTACGCCGAGCCGGGCGACGCCGCCGCGCTGGCGGACGTACTCGCGCGCAACCGGGCGTACATGGCGCCCTTCGAGCCGTGGCGGTCCGAGGTGTTCTACACGGAGGCCGGCCAGCGCGCCCGCATCGAGGGACTGCTCGCCGAATGCGACGCGGGGCGCCTCCACCCGTTCGTGATCACCGATGCCGCCGCCGACACGCCCATCGGCATGATCAACCTGGGGAGCGTCTCCCTCGGCCCCTTCCGCAGCGGCGGCGTCGGCTACTGGCTCGACCAGGCCCACACGGGCCGCGGCGCCGCCACCGCGGCACTGCGGGAGGTCTGCCGGATCGCCCGCGAGGACCTGGGCCTGCACCGGGTGGAGGCGTCGACCCTCGTCGACAACCCGGCCTCCCAGCGGGTCCTCGCCAAAGCCGGCTTCAGCCGGATCGGCCTCGCCCCCGGCTACCTGCACATCAACGGCGCCTGGCGCGACCACGTCCTCTTCCAGCGCCTCCTGCACGACGACCCGCCGCCGTAG
- a CDS encoding uroporphyrinogen-III synthase, with amino-acid sequence MDDDTHPAAPAPAAPIPAAPAPASAAPAGPAADAPAGPGAGPGPLAGFTVGVTAARRADELIALLRRRGAAVLHAPALRIVPLADDSELLAATEQLLDRAPDAVVATTAIGFRGWIEAADGWGIGEELLRRLRAAELLARGPKVKGAIRAAGLVEAWSPQSESLAEVLDRLLAAGVAGRRIAIQLHGEPLPGFVEALRAGGADVVVVPVYRWMAPEDPAPLDRLLDAVAAGSVDAVSFTSAPAAASLLARAEERGLSEQVLGALRGPVLPACVGPVTAVPLQARGIGTVQPDRYRLGPLVQLLCRELPGRATTLPVAGHRLEIRGHAALVDGRLRPVPPAGMALLRALARQPGWVVARAELLRALPGAGRDEHAVETAMARLRGALGTPNLIQTVVKRGYRLALDAGECTPAR; translated from the coding sequence ATGGACGACGACACGCACCCCGCCGCCCCCGCCCCCGCCGCCCCCATCCCCGCCGCCCCCGCCCCCGCCTCCGCTGCCCCGGCCGGCCCCGCCGCCGACGCGCCCGCGGGGCCGGGGGCCGGGCCCGGGCCGCTGGCCGGGTTCACCGTCGGGGTCACCGCGGCCCGCCGCGCGGACGAACTGATCGCCCTGCTGCGCCGCCGCGGGGCCGCCGTCCTGCACGCCCCCGCCCTGCGGATCGTCCCGCTCGCCGACGACAGCGAACTCCTCGCCGCCACCGAGCAGCTGCTGGACCGGGCGCCCGACGCGGTCGTCGCCACCACCGCGATCGGCTTCCGCGGCTGGATCGAGGCCGCCGACGGCTGGGGCATCGGCGAGGAGCTGCTGCGCCGGCTCCGGGCCGCCGAACTCCTCGCCCGCGGGCCCAAGGTCAAGGGCGCCATCCGGGCCGCCGGGCTCGTCGAGGCCTGGTCCCCGCAGTCCGAATCCCTCGCCGAGGTCCTCGACCGGCTCCTCGCCGCCGGCGTCGCCGGCCGCCGCATCGCGATCCAGCTGCACGGCGAACCCCTCCCCGGGTTCGTCGAGGCGCTGCGGGCCGGCGGCGCCGACGTCGTCGTCGTCCCCGTCTACCGCTGGATGGCCCCCGAAGACCCGGCGCCGCTCGACCGGCTGCTGGACGCGGTCGCCGCCGGCAGCGTCGACGCCGTCAGCTTCACCTCCGCCCCCGCCGCCGCCTCGCTGCTGGCCCGCGCCGAGGAGCGCGGCCTGTCCGAGCAGGTCCTCGGCGCCCTGCGCGGGCCCGTCCTGCCCGCCTGCGTCGGCCCCGTGACCGCCGTACCGCTCCAGGCCCGCGGCATCGGCACCGTGCAGCCCGACCGGTACCGCCTCGGCCCCCTCGTGCAGCTGCTGTGCCGGGAACTGCCCGGCCGGGCCACGACCCTGCCCGTCGCCGGCCACCGCCTGGAGATCCGCGGCCACGCCGCCCTCGTCGACGGTCGGCTGCGCCCCGTCCCCCCGGCCGGCATGGCCCTGCTGCGGGCCCTCGCCCGGCAGCCCGGCTGGGTCGTCGCCCGCGCCGAGCTGCTGCGCGCCCTGCCCGGCGCCGGCCGGGACGAGCACGCCGTCGAGACGGCGATGGCCCGCCTGCGCGGCGCCCTCGGCACCCCCAACCTCATCCAGACCGTCGTCAAACGCGGCTACCGGCTGGCCCTCGACGCCGGCGAGTGCACACCGGCCCGCTGA